The Chroicocephalus ridibundus chromosome 2, bChrRid1.1, whole genome shotgun sequence genome includes a region encoding these proteins:
- the ENY2 gene encoding transcription and mRNA export factor ENY2, which translates to MNKDAQMRATINQKLIETGERERLKELLRAKLIECGWKDQLKAHCKDVIKEKGLEHVTVDDLVAEITPKGRALVPDSVKKELLQRIRTFLAQHASL; encoded by the exons ATGAATAAAGATGCCCAGATGAGAGCAACCATTAACCAAAAGCTAATAGAAACAGGAGAGCGAGAACG CCTTAAAGAGTTGCTGAGAGCCAAATTAATTGAATGCGGCTGGAAGGATCAGTTGAAGGCACACTGCAAAG AtgtcattaaagaaaaaggattagAGCATGTTACTGTTGATGATTTGGTGGCAGAAATCACTCCCAAAGGCAGAG CTTTGGTACCAGACAGTGTAAAGAAAGAACTCTTGCAAAGAATAAGAACCTTCCTTGCCCAGCATGCCAGTCTTTAA